The genomic interval CCAATGGTGTCACCGTATCAATAGCTGAAGAGGAGAGATAAAGGATGGGAAAAGTATTTGTAATAGGCATAGGTCCAGGAGGAGAGGATTACATGACTCCGGCTGCCAGGGAAGGAATTATGTCCAGTGACGTTATTATTGGGTACAAAACCTATATTGACTTGATTCGCCCCATCCTAGGGGATAAAAGAGTAATAGACAGTGGCATGAAACGGGAGATAGAAAGATGCAGCCTAGCCATTGATTTAGCAGAGGAAGGACATACAGTTGCATTGGTCAGCAGTGGAGATCCTGGCATATATGGTATGGCTGGGGCAGTACTAGAGGTAAAGGGTGAGAAAAACAGTCCTATAGAAATAGAGGTTATCCCAGGGGTAACAGCCGTAAGTGCAGCAGCTGCTGTACTGGGGGCACCCCTCATGCATGATTTTGCTGTCATTAGCTTAAGCGATCTTTTAACCGATTGGGACGTTATAAAAAAACGCCTTCAGCTGGGGGCTGAGGGGGATTTTGTTATAGCCCTCTATAACCCAAAGAGCAAGGGCAGAGTTACCCAGATTGAAGAGGCTAGGGATATTATGCTACAGCATAGAAAAAAGGAAACCCCTGTAGGTATTGTAAGAAATGCTAAACGAAGGGGTGAAGAAGTTATTATTACTACCTTGGGAGAAATGCTAAATCATTCTATTGATATGCTGACGATGGTGATCATAGGGAATAGTAACAGCTTTATCCAGGATGGCAAAATCATTACCCCAAGGGGATACCATCTATGATTTTAGCCCTATGTGGAACTTCAGAGGGACGGGAGCTGGTGGCAAAGCTTCTTGAAAAGCAGCTAAAGGTCTTAACCACTGTAACGACAGGCTATGGAGCCAAGCTCCTAAGGGAGGGTATGGGGGTGGAGGTTTTGGAGGGAAGGCTGGACAAGGAAAAGATGAAGGCTTTGGTAAACAATAAAGGACTTGAATACATTGTAGATATCACCCATCCCTATGCTGAAAATATTTCTAGACTAGCTATAGAGGTGGCTAAAGAAGAAAAAATCCACTACCTACGATATGAAAGGAAGGCCACCTCCTCTGAAGATAAACATATTCTGTTGGCTAAAGATTTTGATGAAGCGGCAAAATTGGCAAAATCCTTTAGGGGAAACATATTTCTTACGGTAGGCAGTAACCATATACCTACTTTTTTAAGGGAGGTTGATGTCAATAGGTTGGTGGCCAGAGTTCTGCCCCTTTCCACCATTGTCCAAGCCTGTGAAGACCAGGGGTTTACCCCCGACAATCTTATTGCCATGAAGGGCCCCTTCAATGAAGAAATGAATAAACAAATGTTTGAAACCTATAGAGCAGCTGTTATTGTAACGAAGGACAGCGGAAAAGCTGGAGGAACAGAAGAAAAAATAGCTGCAGCAAAAACCTTAAACCTTCCTGTAATTTTAGTAAAAAAACCTTCTATCTCCTATGGAGAAGTTTATGATGATATGGATTCCTTGGTGCATAAAATTGCCTCAATTCGCTCAAAATAAAATGAGGTTTAACTCAGATAAAAAGGAGGCTTTTACCATGAATCAGGAAGTAAATAAGGATATGGCAGCTATGAGCTATGCAAACCTTACGGATGAGCAGCTGAAACAATTAATGTCCATAGAGGATGACATCAACAAAAACCGTCAAGAAAAAGTATTTTTGATGGCCTTTGTAAATAAGCATTAGGAAAAGGGATGTTAATCCCTTTTTTTAGTACCAATTTCCTATACCCCAAAAGTAGGATTCTAGATAAAAATGTAGAATCATTAACAAAACAATAAATTTATGAGGAATTTTACAGCTTACTTGCAGGAAAATCACTTTTTATGGAGAATTTTACCAGTAAGTTCGCTTTGGGGAGTGGTAAAATGTTTAACTTGATTATCAATATAGCTTTTTTAACTATTCTTTTAGTACCTATCGTGATCTTGTTTTTAACCTTTATTAAAATAACAGGAGAAGACATCAGAAAATCCTTGAGCATAAAAAAAGAGAATGCCTTCTATAGCCCCAAGGAGAAAAGACAGGCTATGGAGGGTCTTCGTCGAATAAAATAATATTTTTTCTTCACCTATTTATTAACAATGTACTAGGATGCCGAATAGAATAATAAATATAGGGCTAAAATGAAAATATGGAATTTATCAAAAAGGCTGGTGGATAAAATGGGTGAGGACTTGTACTGTTGTATATGTAACGATGAAACCGGTAGAGGAATTATTTTATTAAACCAATATATATGTAGAAGTTGTGAAAAGGAAATAATAAACACACCATCTGATGAATTAAAATATGAAATTTTCAAACGAAAAATAAAGGATATTTGGATAAGCTTTTTACAGGCGACTTAACAAAGGGACTGATCTTCAGTCCCTTTGTTGCTTTGTCTTCTGTAAAAGTGACGATTCCCAAAGGAAACTACCCTTTATATAAATAAGCAATAGGAAGGTTATACACCTAACCCTTGATCGTCTACTGATGGGGTCATCTACTTTTTACAAAAGAATTATTTCAGCCTCTGTTGTTCTATACCTGTCTTCATGCTATCCCTTAAAATTTCTTTTCTTTGACCATTTACTTCATCAATAGAAATATCCAGCATTGTGGAAATTTCCACATCAGATTTTTTATTGCCATAAGCCTTTACAAGATTTCTTAAATTGGTTATTTTATTATTGATAGAGGCCACCACCTTTAGTTTTTTTAAAAAGGGGCTCAATTTTACATGGCGTAAACAAAAAAATTTCTATAGACAAATACTGTCTATAGAATTATTATTTCAAAAAAAGAATCCCTTTATACTTAAAAAGAAAAAGGAAAAAGCTTTTCTTTTAGCGAAATAATAATGATTAAGAAAAAACAATCTCTATATAAGGAGGAGGATGTTTATGAAATCAACACCCCTTTTAGACAGACTTTTACAGATAGAGGCAGAAGACATTACATCTTTCCACATGCCAGGTCATAAGAATGGAAAAATATTTAAAAAATTTCACTATAAAAACTTTAAACAACATTTAGCCAATATAGATACAACAGAAATAATTGGCACCGACAATCTCCATAAGCCTAAGGAAATTATCAAACAAGCACAAGAAAGAGCCAGTGAGGCTTTTAAAAGTGAAGAAACATTTTTTTTGGTTAATGGCAGCACATCAGGTATTTATAGTATGATTATGGCCGCCACATCTCCAGGGGACAAGATTATTATAGGAAGGAACTGTCATCAATCGGTTATCAATATTACGATTTTAGGAGATTTGACTCCTGTGTACCTTTATCCTGAAATGGATATAGAAAAAGGCATAGCTCTAGGGATTTCACCTGAAGAGGTGGAGAGGAGATTAATAGAAAACCCTGATGCTAAGGCGGTGGTGATTGCTTACCCAACCTACCATGGATTTGCCAGCGACCTTAAAAGAATTGCAGAAATTGTCCATAGTCATGGAAAGATCCTCCTGGTGGATGAAGCCCATGGAGCCCATCTAGGATTAAGCCATAGGCTTCCCATGACAGCCCTAGAATGTGGCGCTGATGCTGTGGTCCAGAGTATTCATAAAACCCTTCCCGCCTTCACCCAAAGCTCTATGCTCCATGTGCAGGGTAATAGAATAGATAGAGAAAAATTAAAATTTATGTTAAGATTACATCAAAGCACCAGTCCTTCCTATATATTAATGGCCTCCTTAGATTTAGCCACCACTATTTATCAAGATTATGGTAGGGAGCTTATGGAGGAGCTGTTGTATCATGTAGAAGTCTTTAAAAATAAAATGAAGGACATAGAGGGTGTGACGGTTTTAGGAACAGAATTGGTGGGAAAGCATTTTATTAAAGCAATGGATACAACAAGACTCTGGATTAGTATGCACCATCAAGGTATTGATGGCTATGAACTAGAGAGAAGGCTTAGAGATAAGTATCGTATCCAAATGGAGCTGTCTAACATTTACGGTGTGTTGGGGATGACCTCTATTGGTAATGATAAAGAAGACTTTGATAGACTATATACTGGTTTGTTGGACTTATCACAACACAAAGAAGACAAAGGAAAAATAGAAAAAATGCCCTTCTTCTCCTACTCTATACCCAAACGGACCTTTACACCGAGGGAGGCCCTATACAAGCCTAAGAAAAAGGTTTTGCTGGAGGACAGCATAGGTCATATTAGTGGAGAATATTTTATTCCCTATCCCCCAGGGATTCCTATCCTTATTCCAGGAGAAGTTATAGAAGAAGAAATGATAAACTATGTAAAGACAATGGTTGCAAGGGGTATGGAGGTATTGGGACTCAAGGATATTACATGTCAGAGGATAGAGATACTTACAGATTAAAAGACAATTAAGAATAATGAGGTGACATAATGAAAAAGGGTTTATTTATATCGATAGAAGGTTTAGATGGATCAGGAAAAAGCACCCAGATCCAGTATATGAAAAGATTTATGGAGGACAAAGGCTTTGAAGTCCTATTGACAAGAGAACCAGGAGGAACCGTCATTGGAGAAAAAATCAGAGACATTATATTAGATAAGCAGCACCAAGAGATGGCAGATACTACAGAAGTCCTTTTGTATGCCGCTTCAAGAGCTCAACACGTCCAACAATTTATTTTACCTGCCCTACAGGAGGGTAAGGTGGTCCTATGTGATAGATTTGTGGATTCCAGCATTGCCTATCAGGGTGGAGGAAGAAAATTAGGCTGTAGCTTAGTAAAAGAAATCAATAGATTTGCAACCCAAGGATTAAAGCCTGACTTAACCATATTTTTTGATATTTCTCCTGTAACAAGCCTGCAAAGGATTAGTTCCAAGGAAATAGATAGATTAGAACAGGAAAAAATAGATTTTCATGAGGCTGTCTACAATGCTTATAAGGAGCTATGTAGGGAGGAACCCCATAGAATTAAAGTAGTGAAGGCTGATAGAGATATTGAAGCCATTAGTAGGGATATACAAGGACTATTAATAAAATTAATAAAGGAGGGAAATCTATGAAACTAGTAATAGCCATCGTTCATGATGAAGATGCAGGAGATCTTATGGAGGAGTTAACCAACAACAAGTTCAGAATTACCAAGCTAGCCACTACAGGAGGTTTTTTAAGGGCAGGGAATACAACTCTTTTAGTAGGTACAGAGGATGAAGAGATTGATAAAGTCATAGCCATTATAAAAAACAACTGTGAATCTAGAAAGGAAATAGCCACTTCTCCTGCACCGGTATCAGGAACAACAGGGGTGTTTATTCCTTACCCCATAGAAGTAACAGTAGGGGGAGCAACGGTTTT from Natronincola ferrireducens carries:
- the cobJ gene encoding precorrin-3B C(17)-methyltransferase; translation: MGKVFVIGIGPGGEDYMTPAAREGIMSSDVIIGYKTYIDLIRPILGDKRVIDSGMKREIERCSLAIDLAEEGHTVALVSSGDPGIYGMAGAVLEVKGEKNSPIEIEVIPGVTAVSAAAAVLGAPLMHDFAVISLSDLLTDWDVIKKRLQLGAEGDFVIALYNPKSKGRVTQIEEARDIMLQHRKKETPVGIVRNAKRRGEEVIITTLGEMLNHSIDMLTMVIIGNSNSFIQDGKIITPRGYHL
- the tmk gene encoding dTMP kinase, with translation MKKGLFISIEGLDGSGKSTQIQYMKRFMEDKGFEVLLTREPGGTVIGEKIRDIILDKQHQEMADTTEVLLYAASRAQHVQQFILPALQEGKVVLCDRFVDSSIAYQGGGRKLGCSLVKEINRFATQGLKPDLTIFFDISPVTSLQRISSKEIDRLEQEKIDFHEAVYNAYKELCREEPHRIKVVKADRDIEAISRDIQGLLIKLIKEGNL
- a CDS encoding cyclic-di-AMP receptor, which encodes MKLVIAIVHDEDAGDLMEELTNNKFRITKLATTGGFLRAGNTTLLVGTEDEEIDKVIAIIKNNCESRKEIATSPAPVSGTTGVFIPYPIEVTVGGATVFVVDVEKYVKL
- a CDS encoding sigma factor G inhibitor Gin — translated: MGEDLYCCICNDETGRGIILLNQYICRSCEKEIINTPSDELKYEIFKRKIKDIWISFLQAT
- a CDS encoding aminotransferase class I/II-fold pyridoxal phosphate-dependent enzyme, with product MKSTPLLDRLLQIEAEDITSFHMPGHKNGKIFKKFHYKNFKQHLANIDTTEIIGTDNLHKPKEIIKQAQERASEAFKSEETFFLVNGSTSGIYSMIMAATSPGDKIIIGRNCHQSVINITILGDLTPVYLYPEMDIEKGIALGISPEEVERRLIENPDAKAVVIAYPTYHGFASDLKRIAEIVHSHGKILLVDEAHGAHLGLSHRLPMTALECGADAVVQSIHKTLPAFTQSSMLHVQGNRIDREKLKFMLRLHQSTSPSYILMASLDLATTIYQDYGRELMEELLYHVEVFKNKMKDIEGVTVLGTELVGKHFIKAMDTTRLWISMHHQGIDGYELERRLRDKYRIQMELSNIYGVLGMTSIGNDKEDFDRLYTGLLDLSQHKEDKGKIEKMPFFSYSIPKRTFTPREALYKPKKKVLLEDSIGHISGEYFIPYPPGIPILIPGEVIEEEMINYVKTMVARGMEVLGLKDITCQRIEILTD
- the cobK gene encoding precorrin-6A reductase encodes the protein MILALCGTSEGRELVAKLLEKQLKVLTTVTTGYGAKLLREGMGVEVLEGRLDKEKMKALVNNKGLEYIVDITHPYAENISRLAIEVAKEEKIHYLRYERKATSSEDKHILLAKDFDEAAKLAKSFRGNIFLTVGSNHIPTFLREVDVNRLVARVLPLSTIVQACEDQGFTPDNLIAMKGPFNEEMNKQMFETYRAAVIVTKDSGKAGGTEEKIAAAKTLNLPVILVKKPSISYGEVYDDMDSLVHKIASIRSK